The Listeria cossartiae subsp. cossartiae genome includes a region encoding these proteins:
- a CDS encoding short chain dehydrogenase, with translation MKILLIGASGTLGSAVKDRLEKKADVITAGRHSGDVTVDITSIDSIKKMYAQVGKVDAIVSATGSATFSPLTELTPEKNAVTISSKLGGQINLVLLGIDSLNDHGSFTLTTGIMMEDPIVQGASAAMANGAVTAFAKSAAIEMPRGIRINTVSPNVLEESWDNLEPFFQGFLPVPAAKVARAFEKSVFGAQTGQSYQVY, from the coding sequence ATGAAAATTTTATTAATCGGTGCTTCTGGTACGCTTGGTTCTGCGGTGAAAGACCGTTTGGAGAAAAAGGCGGATGTGATAACAGCAGGCAGACATAGTGGCGATGTGACGGTGGATATTACGAGTATCGATAGTATTAAAAAAATGTACGCCCAAGTTGGCAAAGTCGATGCGATTGTTTCGGCAACAGGCAGTGCCACTTTTTCACCTTTAACGGAATTAACGCCTGAGAAAAATGCGGTGACAATTAGCAGTAAATTAGGCGGTCAAATTAATCTCGTTTTACTCGGTATTGATTCATTGAACGATCATGGCAGTTTCACACTTACTACCGGGATTATGATGGAAGATCCAATCGTCCAAGGGGCTTCTGCTGCAATGGCAAATGGCGCGGTCACTGCTTTTGCTAAATCTGCTGCGATTGAAATGCCGCGCGGAATTCGGATTAATACAGTAAGTCCGAATGTTTTAGAAGAATCTTGGGATAATTTAGAGCCTTTTTTCCAAGGGTTCCTACCAGTTCCAGCTGCAAAAGTCGCTCGTGCGTTTGAAAAAAGTGTTTTTGGCGCCCAAACTGGACAAAGTTATCAAGTATATTAA
- the pyrE gene encoding orotate phosphoribosyltransferase encodes MSIEKQVAEQLLAIKAVFLKPNEPFTWASGIKSPIYCDNRLTLGFPKVRQFIAQSLAEKIKQTFGEVDVVAGTATAGIPHAAWVSDLLDLPMVYVRSKAKEHGKGNQIEGPIAKGQKVVVIEDLISTGGSSLKAVEALEEAGAEVVGIAAIFTYGLDKGKKLLEEADTKLVTLTNYDELIEVALNENYVTAEDMATLKEWKKNPENWGK; translated from the coding sequence ATGAGCATCGAAAAACAAGTAGCCGAACAATTATTAGCAATCAAGGCGGTATTTTTAAAACCAAATGAACCATTTACATGGGCATCCGGAATCAAATCGCCCATTTACTGTGACAATCGCCTAACATTAGGCTTTCCAAAAGTTCGTCAGTTCATCGCTCAATCATTAGCTGAAAAAATTAAGCAAACATTTGGCGAAGTGGATGTCGTTGCAGGTACCGCAACTGCTGGAATCCCACATGCCGCATGGGTGAGCGATTTGCTAGATTTACCAATGGTCTACGTGCGTTCAAAAGCAAAAGAACACGGTAAAGGGAACCAAATCGAAGGTCCAATCGCGAAAGGTCAAAAAGTCGTCGTGATTGAAGACTTGATTTCGACCGGCGGAAGTTCACTTAAAGCAGTGGAAGCACTCGAAGAAGCGGGAGCAGAAGTAGTTGGCATCGCGGCCATTTTTACATATGGATTAGATAAAGGGAAAAAATTGCTAGAAGAAGCTGACACAAAACTAGTGACATTAACAAACTACGACGAGCTAATTGAAGTAGCTTTAAATGAAAATTACGTGACTGCTGAAGATATGGCAACATTAAAAGAATGGAAAAAGAACCCGGAAAATTGGGGTAAATAA
- the pyrF gene encoding orotidine-5'-phosphate decarboxylase, whose protein sequence is MNKPIIALDFQTYEEVESFLAQFSGETLSVKVGMELFYSNGPVIVEKIKQQNHQIFLDLKLHDIPNTVKSAMIGLAKLGVDMVNVHAAGGKNMMEAALEGLEIGSASGKRPTIIAVTQLTSTSEADMQTEQLINTSLLESVLHYSDLTKQAGLDGVVCSALEAEAIKQQNGTDFLRVTPGIRLASDAADDQIRVVTPEKARLIGSSNIVVGRSITRANDPVAAYNQVLKEWNA, encoded by the coding sequence ATGAATAAACCTATTATCGCGCTAGATTTCCAAACTTATGAAGAAGTAGAGAGCTTTCTAGCCCAATTTTCCGGAGAAACATTATCCGTGAAAGTAGGCATGGAACTTTTTTATAGCAACGGTCCAGTCATCGTTGAAAAAATAAAACAACAAAATCATCAAATTTTCCTAGATTTAAAACTTCACGATATCCCAAACACAGTCAAAAGCGCGATGATTGGCTTAGCAAAATTAGGCGTTGATATGGTCAATGTACATGCAGCAGGCGGGAAGAACATGATGGAAGCAGCTCTAGAAGGTCTTGAAATAGGTTCCGCGAGCGGCAAACGTCCGACAATTATCGCGGTAACGCAACTGACAAGTACAAGTGAGGCGGATATGCAAACGGAGCAATTAATCAACACGAGTCTGCTTGAGTCTGTGCTACATTATAGTGATTTAACAAAACAAGCCGGGCTAGATGGTGTGGTTTGTTCCGCACTAGAAGCAGAAGCCATCAAACAACAAAATGGCACTGATTTTTTACGCGTAACACCAGGTATTCGCCTAGCAAGTGACGCAGCCGACGATCAAATCCGCGTCGTAACACCAGAAAAAGCACGTTTGATTGGCTCGTCGAACATTGTTGTCGGTCGTTCCATCACTCGCGCAAATGACCCAGTAGCAGCTTATAATCAAGTTTTAAAGGAGTGGAATGCATGA
- a CDS encoding dihydroorotate dehydrogenase translates to MNRLAVEIPGLSLKNPIMPASGCFGFGQEYSKYYDLNELGAIMAKAVTPEPRLGNPTPRVAETASGMLNAIGLQNPGLEHVLAHELPFLEQFETPIIANVAGATEDDYVQVCARIGESKAVKAIELNISCPNVKHGGIAFGTDPEVAHRLTKAVKNVASVPVYVKLSPNVADIVSIAQAIEAAGADGLTMINTLLGMRIDLKTRKPVIANGTGGLSGPAIKPVAIRMIHQVRAVSNIPIIGMGGVQTVDDVLEFLIAGADAVAVGTMNFTDPFICPKLITELPKRMDELGISSLQELKKERATQ, encoded by the coding sequence ATGAATAGATTAGCTGTAGAAATTCCCGGATTGTCGCTTAAAAACCCAATTATGCCAGCATCAGGATGTTTTGGCTTCGGACAAGAATATAGCAAATACTATGATTTAAATGAACTTGGCGCGATTATGGCAAAAGCGGTAACCCCCGAACCTCGACTTGGAAATCCGACCCCGCGAGTAGCAGAAACCGCGAGCGGGATGCTTAATGCCATCGGGCTACAAAATCCGGGGTTGGAACATGTTTTGGCCCATGAACTTCCATTTTTAGAACAATTCGAAACACCGATTATCGCCAATGTGGCTGGTGCAACCGAGGACGACTATGTCCAAGTTTGCGCCCGAATCGGTGAATCCAAGGCAGTGAAAGCGATCGAACTCAATATTTCCTGCCCGAATGTGAAGCACGGCGGTATCGCATTTGGAACAGACCCAGAAGTAGCGCACCGTTTAACTAAAGCCGTGAAAAATGTCGCGAGTGTACCAGTTTATGTGAAATTATCACCGAATGTAGCGGATATAGTTTCCATCGCGCAAGCAATCGAAGCAGCTGGAGCAGATGGTCTGACGATGATTAACACATTACTCGGTATGCGTATTGATTTAAAAACACGAAAACCAGTTATCGCAAATGGCACCGGTGGACTTTCTGGCCCCGCGATTAAACCAGTCGCAATCCGGATGATTCACCAAGTCCGCGCCGTAAGTAATATCCCAATTATCGGAATGGGCGGCGTGCAAACAGTGGACGACGTGCTAGAATTTTTAATCGCCGGAGCAGATGCAGTCGCAGTAGGTACAATGAACTTTACCGATCCATTTATCTGCCCAAAATTAATTACCGAACTACCAAAACGAATGGATGAACTCGGCATTTCTTCCCTACAAGAACTGAAAAAGGAGCGAGCAACTCAATGA